A DNA window from Streptomyces parvus contains the following coding sequences:
- a CDS encoding LacI family DNA-binding transcriptional regulator: MTSRTVTLLDVARAAGVSKSTASDALQGSGRVAEATRDRVRAVAEELGYRPNSAARRLRRASTGAVGLHLPATATRLDYYMNLAFGAVERAQEDGLDMVLLAPSGAAGGRIASRVDGLLVIDPEAGDSAVPGLLEAGVPVVTGERYLGPATGPSAAVVCDNAASLTALLDHVTERGARRPAVLAPSGSSAWATALRATARSWGLAHGVEVALRTVPFAATPAEAEETTRALLTADAAVDAVICAPDGSAPGVLRAATALGREVGTTGGGGAATGSGGTGGKAGTAGGRSGGTGETLTGLLIASCVDGPATRTAEPAVTAVDLRPAAYGRACAELLCDILADRAAPDTVRRHTWSLEARASTGPA; encoded by the coding sequence GTGACCTCCCGGACCGTGACCCTGCTCGACGTAGCCCGTGCCGCCGGGGTCTCCAAGAGCACCGCCTCGGACGCGCTCCAGGGCTCGGGACGGGTCGCCGAGGCCACCCGGGACCGGGTCCGCGCGGTGGCGGAGGAGCTCGGCTACCGCCCCAACAGCGCCGCCCGACGGCTGCGGCGGGCCAGCACCGGGGCTGTCGGCCTGCATCTTCCGGCCACCGCGACCCGGCTGGACTACTACATGAACCTCGCCTTCGGGGCGGTCGAGCGCGCCCAGGAGGACGGGCTCGACATGGTGCTGCTCGCGCCGTCGGGGGCGGCGGGCGGGCGGATCGCCTCGCGCGTCGACGGGCTGCTGGTCATCGACCCCGAGGCGGGCGACAGCGCGGTGCCCGGGCTGCTCGAGGCGGGCGTCCCGGTGGTGACCGGCGAGCGCTACCTCGGGCCCGCCACCGGCCCCAGCGCCGCGGTGGTCTGCGACAACGCCGCGTCGCTGACCGCCCTCCTCGACCATGTCACCGAGCGCGGCGCCCGCCGCCCCGCCGTCCTCGCGCCGTCCGGCTCCTCCGCCTGGGCGACCGCCCTGCGCGCCACGGCCCGGTCCTGGGGGCTGGCCCACGGAGTGGAGGTGGCGCTGCGCACCGTACCGTTCGCTGCGACCCCGGCGGAGGCCGAGGAGACGACCCGCGCCCTGCTCACCGCCGACGCCGCGGTCGACGCCGTGATCTGCGCCCCCGACGGCTCCGCCCCCGGCGTCCTGCGCGCGGCGACCGCCCTCGGCCGCGAGGTGGGCACCACCGGCGGAGGCGGCGCAGCCACGGGAAGCGGCGGAACGGGCGGAAAGGCCGGGACGGCCGGCGGCAGGTCCGGCGGGACCGGCGAAACGCTCACCGGCCTGCTCATCGCGTCCTGCGTCGACGGCCCCGCCACGCGCACCGCCGAACCAGCCGTCACCGCCGTCGACCTGCGCCCCGCCGCGTACGGCCGCGCCTGCGCCGAGCTGCTCTGCGACATCCTCGCGGACCGGGCCGCCCCCGACACCGTCCGGCGCCACACCTGGTCCCTGGAGGCCCGCGCGTCGACCGGGCCCGCCTGA
- a CDS encoding carbon-nitrogen hydrolase, with product MRLITAYNPPASPTRTRPAERAPLRVAAVQQRWHRDPAEHRAALREGIRLAAAEGARVVCLQELTLSPYFAVVRRADHPEPAAPEELLTGPTFTFAAEAAREHGVYVHASLYEKAPAPGGEDDGLGYNTAILVAPDGTLAQRTRKTHIPVTEGYYEDDWFRAGPAGDDAFPLVEVDEARFGLPTCWDQWFPELARAYSLAGADILVYPTAIGSEPGFPGFDSQPLWQKVITGNAIANATFMVVPNRIGAENGLTFYGSSFIVDPYGRVLAQAPRDEPAVLVADLDLDARRDWLELFPFLTTRRPDAYGPLTGTR from the coding sequence ATGCGTCTGATCACCGCGTACAACCCGCCCGCCTCCCCGACCCGGACCCGGCCCGCCGAGCGCGCCCCTCTGCGCGTCGCGGCCGTCCAGCAGCGCTGGCACCGCGACCCGGCCGAGCACCGGGCCGCCCTGCGGGAGGGCATCCGGCTCGCCGCGGCGGAGGGCGCCCGGGTGGTCTGCCTCCAGGAGCTGACGCTCTCGCCGTACTTCGCGGTGGTCCGCCGCGCCGACCACCCCGAGCCGGCCGCGCCGGAGGAGCTGCTGACGGGCCCCACCTTCACGTTCGCGGCCGAGGCCGCCCGTGAGCACGGGGTGTACGTCCACGCCTCGCTGTACGAGAAGGCCCCGGCGCCCGGCGGCGAGGACGACGGCCTCGGCTACAACACCGCGATCCTGGTCGCCCCCGACGGCACCCTCGCCCAGCGCACCCGCAAGACCCACATCCCGGTGACCGAGGGCTACTACGAGGACGACTGGTTCCGGGCAGGCCCCGCGGGCGACGACGCCTTCCCGCTGGTCGAGGTCGACGAGGCCCGCTTCGGCCTGCCGACCTGCTGGGACCAGTGGTTCCCCGAACTGGCCCGCGCCTACTCGCTGGCCGGCGCCGACATCCTCGTCTACCCGACCGCCATCGGCTCCGAGCCCGGCTTCCCCGGCTTCGACTCCCAGCCGCTCTGGCAGAAGGTGATCACCGGCAACGCCATCGCCAACGCCACCTTCATGGTCGTCCCGAACCGCATCGGCGCCGAGAACGGCCTCACCTTCTACGGCAGCTCGTTCATCGTGGACCCGTACGGCCGCGTCCTGGCCCAGGCCCCCCGCGACGAGCCCGCCGTCCTCGTCGCCGACCTCGACCTGGACGCCCGGCGCGACTGGCTGGAGCTGTTCCCGTTCCTGACCACCCGCCGCCCGGACGCGTACGGCCCGCTCACCGGGACCCGCTGA
- a CDS encoding endonuclease/exonuclease/phosphatase family protein, with amino-acid sequence MQSPPQPAAPATAPAPDPASPPAGRVGRRRPAAASWLAAAAAVVWAAAMALHAWIPNTGVNAGSLFQTLLPWTGLGVPVLLVLAAVLRSRLAAVAVLAPAVVWVTLFGGALTDKRSAGVGDGGLTVVSHNVDEGNTDPAGTARALAGAGADVLALEELSDASAAVYSRELAAAYPHHAVIGGVGLWSRHPLADVQAVPIMPWTRALRATARTPDGPVAVYAVHLASVRVSAAGFTTGRRNDAARELAAALRAEPAPRVVVLGDFNGTYQDDALAPVTARLRSAQREAGDGLGFTWPAAFPMVRIDDVLVRGMTPRAAWTLPATGSDHLPVAATLSR; translated from the coding sequence GTGCAGAGTCCACCACAGCCCGCAGCGCCTGCCACGGCCCCGGCACCCGATCCCGCTTCCCCGCCCGCCGGACGCGTCGGCCGCCGCCGTCCCGCCGCCGCCTCTTGGCTCGCCGCCGCAGCAGCCGTCGTCTGGGCGGCGGCGATGGCGCTGCACGCGTGGATCCCGAACACCGGCGTCAACGCGGGCAGCCTCTTCCAGACGCTGCTGCCGTGGACGGGTCTCGGCGTTCCGGTCCTGCTCGTGCTCGCCGCCGTACTCCGGTCCCGGCTCGCCGCCGTGGCGGTGCTCGCGCCCGCCGTCGTGTGGGTGACGCTCTTCGGCGGGGCCCTCACGGACAAACGCTCCGCCGGTGTCGGGGACGGCGGACTGACGGTGGTCAGCCACAACGTGGACGAGGGGAACACCGACCCGGCCGGCACCGCACGCGCGCTGGCCGGGGCGGGCGCCGACGTCCTGGCGCTGGAGGAACTGTCCGACGCGTCGGCCGCCGTCTACTCCCGTGAGCTGGCCGCCGCCTACCCGCACCACGCGGTGATCGGCGGGGTCGGCCTCTGGAGCAGGCACCCGCTGGCGGACGTGCAGGCGGTGCCGATCATGCCGTGGACCCGCGCGCTGCGCGCCACCGCCCGGACCCCGGACGGGCCCGTCGCCGTGTACGCGGTGCATCTGGCGTCGGTACGGGTCTCGGCGGCCGGTTTCACGACCGGCCGGCGCAATGACGCGGCCCGTGAGCTGGCCGCCGCACTCCGGGCGGAGCCCGCCCCACGGGTGGTGGTGCTGGGCGACTTCAACGGTACGTATCAGGACGACGCGCTGGCCCCGGTGACCGCGCGGCTGCGTTCCGCGCAACGGGAGGCGGGCGACGGCCTGGGGTTCACCTGGCCCGCCGCTTTCCCGATGGTCCGCATCGACGACGTGCTGGTACGGGGGATGACCCCGCGCGCCGCCTGGACCCTGCCCGCCACCGGCAGCGACCACCTCCCCGTCGCGGCCACGCTGAGCCGGTGA
- the cseB gene encoding two-component system response regulator CseB: MTSNAQVGSVSAARGPAPAPGPAPVHVLVVEDDATIRRAVQLALERYGYRVDVAADGLSGLEAFRAGAYDLLILDVMLPELDGIGLCHRIREESPVPVLMMSARGDALDVVAGLEAGADDYVIKPVDTAVMVARIRALLRRATFRPDAESPAPGKSDRDRAPDHILAFGDLTVDTLGMEVRRAGATVSLTPTELRLLLEFAAAPGSVLDRRRLLRDVWDYGWEGDTRVVDLCVLRLRKKIGSGRIETVRGFGYKLVRG, translated from the coding sequence ATGACCTCGAACGCCCAGGTAGGCAGCGTGTCCGCAGCACGAGGGCCGGCCCCGGCCCCCGGCCCCGCCCCCGTCCACGTGCTGGTGGTCGAGGACGACGCCACCATCCGCCGCGCCGTCCAGCTGGCCCTGGAACGCTACGGCTACCGGGTCGACGTGGCCGCCGACGGGCTCAGCGGTCTGGAGGCCTTCCGCGCGGGCGCGTACGACCTGCTGATCCTCGACGTGATGCTGCCCGAGCTGGACGGCATCGGCCTCTGCCACCGGATCCGCGAGGAGAGCCCCGTCCCGGTCCTCATGATGTCCGCGCGCGGCGACGCCCTCGACGTGGTCGCGGGCCTGGAGGCGGGGGCCGACGACTACGTGATCAAGCCGGTCGACACCGCCGTCATGGTCGCCCGCATCCGCGCCCTGCTGCGCCGTGCCACCTTCCGCCCGGACGCGGAGAGCCCCGCACCGGGGAAGTCCGACCGGGACCGGGCCCCCGACCACATCCTGGCCTTCGGCGACCTGACCGTCGACACCCTCGGCATGGAGGTCCGCCGGGCCGGCGCGACCGTGTCGCTGACCCCCACCGAACTGCGGCTGCTGCTGGAGTTCGCCGCCGCGCCCGGCTCGGTCCTCGACCGCCGCCGGCTGCTGCGCGACGTGTGGGACTACGGCTGGGAGGGCGACACCCGGGTCGTGGACCTGTGCGTGCTGCGGCTGCGCAAGAAGATCGGCAGCGGGCGGATCGAGACCGTCCGCGGCTTCGGCTACAAGCTCGTCCGCGGCTGA
- a CDS encoding HAMP domain-containing sensor histidine kinase: MDLLNPRALRWKIAALAAAACCAVAAVVGFLVHDATRERGLRVGTDRTLTRLIAAEREYDRTGRAPADIDVRSGDELPGPLARDLAGVADQPRTDQPDVGGYATWYDADPPNWFWMWGAVEVDDDRFLVVRDDMSTEVRSLQLLDRSIVKSVLAALLFVVPLAALATEPINRRLLHGARTARRIADGDLDARIGPSGRARDEVTEMAAAVDDMAAALQRKLENERRFTADVAHELRTPLMGLVTAAGLLPEDDEAAGLVRDRLRALSALVEDLLEISRLDAGAERARLDPVPLGELVADVVRRTGTDTRVTMADTEVVETDPRRVERIVANLVTNAHRHGAAPVDVTVTGARIDVRDHGPGFPSDLLERGPQRFRTGAGERGRGHGLGLTVAQGQSEVLGARLTFANAPDGGAVATLDLAPRST, translated from the coding sequence GTGGACCTCCTCAACCCCCGCGCCCTGCGCTGGAAGATCGCGGCCCTGGCCGCCGCCGCGTGCTGCGCGGTCGCCGCCGTGGTCGGCTTCCTGGTGCACGACGCCACCCGGGAACGCGGTCTGCGCGTCGGCACCGACCGGACGCTGACCCGGCTGATCGCCGCCGAGCGGGAGTACGACCGTACGGGGAGGGCTCCGGCCGACATCGACGTACGGAGCGGCGACGAACTGCCCGGACCGCTGGCGCGCGACCTCGCCGGCGTCGCGGACCAGCCGCGGACCGACCAGCCGGACGTCGGCGGATACGCCACCTGGTACGACGCCGATCCCCCCAACTGGTTCTGGATGTGGGGCGCCGTGGAGGTCGACGACGACCGCTTCCTCGTCGTCCGGGACGACATGAGCACCGAGGTCCGCAGCCTCCAGCTCCTGGACCGCAGCATCGTGAAGTCCGTCCTCGCCGCCCTCCTGTTCGTCGTCCCGCTCGCCGCCCTCGCCACGGAACCGATCAACCGGCGGCTGCTCCACGGGGCCCGTACCGCCCGCCGGATCGCCGACGGCGACCTGGACGCCCGGATCGGCCCGTCCGGGCGGGCCCGGGACGAGGTCACCGAGATGGCGGCGGCCGTCGACGACATGGCCGCCGCCCTCCAGCGCAAGCTGGAGAACGAGCGCCGGTTCACCGCCGACGTCGCGCACGAACTGCGCACCCCGCTCATGGGCCTGGTCACCGCCGCCGGGCTGCTGCCCGAGGACGACGAGGCGGCCGGTCTCGTACGGGACCGGCTGCGGGCCCTGAGCGCGCTGGTCGAAGACCTGCTGGAGATCTCCCGCCTGGACGCGGGCGCCGAGCGGGCCCGTCTCGACCCGGTTCCGCTGGGCGAACTGGTCGCCGACGTGGTGCGGCGTACGGGCACGGACACCCGCGTCACCATGGCGGACACCGAGGTGGTGGAGACCGACCCGCGCCGGGTGGAGCGGATCGTGGCCAACCTCGTCACCAACGCCCACCGGCACGGTGCGGCCCCCGTCGACGTGACCGTGACCGGGGCGCGGATCGACGTACGGGACCACGGGCCCGGCTTCCCGTCCGACCTGCTGGAGCGCGGCCCGCAGCGGTTCCGCACCGGTGCCGGCGAACGCGGCCGGGGGCACGGTCTCGGCCTGACCGTCGCCCAGGGCCAGTCCGAGGTGCTCGGGGCCCGGCTGACCTTCGCGAACGCCCCGGACGGGGGAGCGGTCGCGACCCTCGACCTGGCTCCGCGGTCCACCTGA
- a CDS encoding serine hydrolase produces MPLRRSVLVPLTAAVVLLAGTGGWYATGGGGRSANGPGGGDGPGEGTAPLARSLHLPWPREGQASVAVEGLGSLGTRGEQKPVPIASVTKVMTAYVILKEHPMRAGAPGATVVADRRAADESYSSVETTAPVLAGRKYTQRRLLELMMVPSGNNVARLLARWAAGDEKAFVAKMNRAAAGLGMRATTYTGVSGMETSTRSTAEDQLRLARAAMRDPAFRQIVATASVTAPGAGVTFRNTNKLLGHDGVIGLKTGSSTPAGGNLVWATRQEVAGAGRLVIGVVLHQRAGTSPAEGSAAAHEASRALIAAIRAELPEAANRA; encoded by the coding sequence CTGCCCCTCCGTCGCTCGGTCCTCGTACCGCTGACCGCCGCCGTGGTGCTCCTGGCCGGGACGGGAGGGTGGTACGCGACCGGGGGCGGCGGCCGGTCCGCGAACGGGCCGGGCGGCGGCGACGGCCCGGGGGAGGGGACGGCGCCGCTCGCCCGGTCGCTGCATCTGCCGTGGCCGCGCGAGGGCCAGGCGAGCGTGGCGGTGGAGGGGCTCGGCAGCCTCGGCACCCGGGGCGAGCAGAAGCCGGTTCCGATCGCCAGCGTCACCAAGGTCATGACGGCCTACGTGATCCTCAAGGAGCACCCGATGCGGGCCGGCGCCCCCGGTGCGACCGTGGTCGCCGACCGGCGGGCGGCCGACGAGTCGTACTCCTCCGTCGAGACGACCGCTCCCGTGCTCGCCGGTCGGAAGTACACCCAACGCCGTCTGCTGGAACTGATGATGGTGCCTTCGGGCAACAACGTGGCCCGTTTGCTGGCTCGTTGGGCCGCGGGTGACGAGAAGGCGTTCGTCGCGAAGATGAACCGGGCCGCCGCCGGGCTCGGCATGCGCGCCACCACGTACACCGGGGTGAGCGGGATGGAGACGAGTACGCGGAGCACGGCGGAGGACCAACTGCGCCTGGCCCGCGCCGCGATGCGGGACCCGGCCTTCCGGCAGATCGTGGCGACCGCCTCCGTCACGGCCCCGGGCGCCGGGGTGACCTTCCGCAACACCAACAAGCTGCTCGGGCACGACGGGGTCATCGGCCTGAAGACCGGCTCGTCCACCCCGGCGGGCGGCAACCTCGTCTGGGCCACGAGGCAGGAGGTCGCCGGGGCCGGTCGTCTGGTCATCGGCGTCGTGCTGCACCAGCGTGCCGGTACGTCGCCCGCCGAGGGCAGCGCCGCCGCCCACGAGGCGAGCCGCGCCCTGATCGCCGCGATCCGCGCCGAGCTTCCGGAAGCGGCGAACAGGGCCTAG
- a CDS encoding NADH:flavin oxidoreductase, with the protein MSAADRAANALSRPFSVRGLTARNRIAMAPMTRQFSPDGVPGQDVADYYTRRAAADVGLIITEGTYVDHESAGTSDRVPRFHGEAALAGWAHVADSVHRAGGAIIPQLWHVGVTRAEGAGPVPDAEPVGPSGLSLSGEPKGRAMTQKDLDDVIAAFADAAASAERLGFDGAELHGAHGYLIDQFLWSGSNRRTDAYGGDLVARTRFAAEIVAACRAAVSDAFPLFFRMSQWKSDNYEAKLAETPQELDALLTPLAEAGVDVFHASTRRYWLPEFEDSDLNLAGWVKKISGRPTLTVGSVGLDGDFFSAFQGNDSSVTGIEQLLDRMERDEFDMVAVGRALIADPEWAAKTLRGRTADITPFAAEMLKALH; encoded by the coding sequence GTGAGCGCCGCCGACCGCGCCGCGAACGCCCTCTCCCGGCCGTTCTCGGTGCGCGGGCTCACCGCCCGGAACCGGATCGCGATGGCGCCCATGACCCGGCAGTTCTCCCCGGACGGCGTTCCGGGGCAGGACGTGGCGGACTACTACACGCGCCGCGCCGCCGCCGACGTCGGGCTGATCATCACCGAGGGCACCTACGTCGACCACGAGTCCGCCGGGACCAGCGACCGGGTCCCGCGCTTCCACGGCGAGGCCGCGCTCGCGGGCTGGGCCCACGTGGCGGACTCCGTGCACCGGGCGGGTGGCGCGATCATCCCGCAGCTGTGGCACGTGGGCGTCACCCGCGCCGAGGGCGCCGGGCCCGTCCCGGACGCCGAGCCGGTCGGGCCCTCGGGTCTGTCCCTCAGCGGCGAGCCCAAGGGCCGCGCCATGACGCAGAAGGACCTCGACGACGTCATCGCCGCCTTTGCCGACGCGGCGGCCTCCGCCGAACGCCTCGGCTTCGACGGTGCCGAACTGCACGGTGCCCACGGCTACTTGATCGACCAGTTCCTGTGGTCCGGCAGCAACCGGCGGACCGACGCCTACGGCGGTGACCTGGTCGCCCGCACCCGGTTCGCGGCCGAGATCGTGGCCGCCTGCCGCGCCGCCGTGTCCGACGCCTTTCCCCTCTTCTTCCGGATGTCCCAGTGGAAGTCGGACAACTACGAGGCGAAGCTCGCGGAGACCCCGCAGGAGCTGGACGCCCTGCTCACGCCGCTGGCCGAGGCCGGTGTCGACGTCTTCCACGCGTCCACCCGCCGCTACTGGCTGCCGGAGTTCGAGGACTCCGACCTGAACCTGGCCGGGTGGGTGAAGAAGATCAGCGGTCGGCCGACCCTCACCGTCGGCTCGGTCGGCCTGGACGGCGACTTCTTCAGCGCCTTCCAGGGCAACGACTCCAGCGTCACCGGCATCGAGCAGCTGCTGGACCGGATGGAGCGCGACGAGTTCGACATGGTCGCCGTCGGGCGGGCCCTGATCGCCGACCCCGAGTGGGCGGCGAAGACCCTGCGCGGGCGCACCGCCGACATCACCCCGTTCGCCGCGGAGATGCTGAAGGCGCTGCACTGA
- a CDS encoding DUF4287 domain-containing protein codes for MTDNAVKGPASYFPSIEKKYGRPVAEWKDLIRASPLTRHMELVGWLKSAHGLGHGHANALVAHTLAEDSAG; via the coding sequence ATGACCGACAACGCCGTGAAGGGCCCTGCCAGTTACTTCCCCTCGATCGAGAAGAAGTACGGCCGCCCGGTCGCCGAGTGGAAGGACCTCATCCGCGCCTCCCCGCTGACCAGGCACATGGAGTTGGTCGGCTGGCTCAAGTCCGCACACGGCCTGGGCCACGGGCACGCCAACGCCCTGGTGGCGCACACGCTCGCCGAGGACAGCGCCGGCTGA
- a CDS encoding polysaccharide deacetylase family protein, whose translation MAKHKGRAWHGRLLAAALGVTALAAATSVWTAQADTTGGQPQGGDSSAAADAHRVEKVAAEIAHASEAGPRGVNITIDDGPDPVWTPQVLRLLKDEGVQATFCMVGTQAKAYPDLVKKVVADGHRLCNHTVSHDTAMDTKPEAYQSQQILDAERMIIKASGGVRSQYYRAPGGAFTPYSRQLAASHGMRPLGWNVDTKDFEHPGADTMVATVKREIPGGPTVLFHDAGGERSETVAALREVLPWLKEQGYSFGFPVR comes from the coding sequence ATGGCGAAGCACAAGGGACGGGCCTGGCACGGCAGGCTCCTCGCGGCGGCGCTCGGCGTGACCGCGCTGGCCGCCGCCACCTCGGTGTGGACCGCCCAGGCCGACACCACCGGAGGGCAGCCGCAGGGCGGCGACTCCTCGGCGGCCGCCGACGCACACCGGGTCGAGAAGGTGGCGGCGGAGATCGCGCACGCCTCGGAAGCCGGCCCGCGGGGCGTCAACATCACCATCGACGACGGGCCGGACCCGGTCTGGACGCCGCAGGTGCTGCGCCTGCTGAAGGACGAAGGCGTGCAGGCCACCTTCTGCATGGTGGGCACCCAGGCCAAGGCCTATCCGGACCTGGTCAAGAAGGTCGTGGCGGACGGCCACCGGCTGTGCAACCACACCGTCTCGCACGACACCGCCATGGACACCAAGCCCGAGGCCTACCAGTCCCAGCAGATCCTGGACGCCGAACGCATGATCATCAAGGCGTCCGGAGGCGTCCGGTCGCAGTACTACCGGGCGCCGGGCGGTGCCTTCACCCCCTACAGCCGGCAGCTCGCCGCGTCCCACGGGATGCGACCGCTCGGCTGGAACGTCGACACCAAGGACTTCGAACACCCCGGTGCGGACACGATGGTCGCCACCGTCAAGCGCGAGATCCCGGGCGGCCCGACCGTCCTCTTCCACGACGCGGGCGGCGAACGCTCCGAGACCGTGGCGGCCCTGCGCGAGGTCCTGCCCTGGCTGAAGGAGCAGGGCTACTCCTTCGGCTTCCCCGTGCGCTGA